A single window of Argopecten irradians isolate NY unplaced genomic scaffold, Ai_NY scaffold_1022, whole genome shotgun sequence DNA harbors:
- the LOC138313881 gene encoding ATP-dependent DNA helicase Q1-like, producing the protein ENIVIVVDEAHCILQWQDDFRPAYKNIKNLKAIFPKFTMVAMTATVNSKSVKQIRKDLQMKGTLINCTPLLRKNISLAVKPRPGYKKDETQTAPYDYIFKQLYEEYLLSVENKHDYPVTIVYTKLIWCSRAIDLAKILLGDHMYIGDPTQDAEVNQYILETLGRDDNHIRVIFATIALGMGADLKKVKRVIHAGAPSSAEEYIQEIGRAGRTGGEAESVIYVNAMDLSSQIVSAEMKNYLKQTEVCRRKFLSDYLNCPLEPAEYKCCDLCSKDSDTEVKGQNQVVRFLVKQALKQYVEADVSGEITFHLNDMLIERITETYEMVPLDSVENYYKLPTFVAESVKVILGTFK; encoded by the exons GAAAACATTGTAATTGTTGTCGATGAAGCccattgtattttacaatgGCAGGATGACTTTAGGCCagcatacaaaaatataaagaatcTAAAAGCTATATTTCCAAAGTTCACCATGGTTGCTATGACTGCTACTGTGAATTCAAAATCTGTGAAACAAATCCGCAAAGACTTGCAAATGAAAGGAACACTAATAAATTGCACGCCTCTTTTGCGTAAAAACATTTCACTTGCTGTAAAACCCAGGCCAGGTTATAAGAAAGACGAAACTCAAACTGCACCTTATGACTATATTTTTAAACAGTTATATGAAGAATATTTACTAAGTGTTGAAAATAAACATGATTACCCTGTCACAATTGTATACACAAAACTAATTTGGTGCAGTAGAGCCATTGATCTAGCTAAAATTCTCTTAGGAGACCATATGTACATTGGAGATCCAA CCCAGGATGCGGAGGTGAACCAATATATATTAGAAACATTAGGTCGTGATGACAATCATATACGGGTGATATTTGCCACCATAGCTTTAGGTATGGGAGctgatttaaaaaaagtaaaacgAGTAATCCATGCTGGTGCACCATCATCTGCAGAAG AGTACATACAGGAAATAGGAAGAGCAGGTAGAACCGGTGGGGAAGCAGAGTCTGTAATATATGTGAATGCCATGGATCTGTCCTCACAAATAGTCTCAGCAGAAATGAAGAATTACTTGAAACAAACCGAAGTCTGTCGTCGCAAATTTCTGAGTGATTACTTAAACTGTCCACTCGAACCAGCAGAATATAAATGTTGTGATCTCTGTAGCAAAGATTCTGACACTGAAGTAAAAGGACAAAATCAGGTTGTCCGTTTTCTAGTCAAGCAAGCTCTGAAACAGTATGttgaagccgatgtttctggTGAAATTACATTTCATCTTAATGACATGTTAATTGAAAGAATCACAGAGACATATGAAATGGTTCCATTAGATAGTGTTGAGAACTATTACAAGTTACCCACATTTGTTGCAGAATCTGTGAAAGTAATACTGGGTACATTTAAATAA